From a single Lolium rigidum isolate FL_2022 chromosome 7, APGP_CSIRO_Lrig_0.1, whole genome shotgun sequence genomic region:
- the LOC124671385 gene encoding putative FBD-associated F-box protein At5g50270, producing the protein MEGRGLDRISGLPDDLLQEILLRLRSLPAAARTSLLSRRWRRVWTGLPELVLAGFHAPSTFLRAVNGTLAAYSAPTVSALTITVPEVEGFHVPYCPTAAWLRFASRRVAGTFSLTLTNFPSPVTINALKLPPCGRATSITLSLDWFTLRLRPLGSFPALTVLTIQWAVVDAQELGELISSMCPRLTDLTLRVQPLTDRAVSVCSTSLKRLKFQLNESACPLEVVAPVLEVFVLGCPFIEAHISAPKLAEANVPGLNRCHFADDVPRRLRRLQTTRYYGDGTPPLSPLKMRRFDAVDELRLRVCIEVEGYSNFLDDLDKLPMCETLSANVTGRHYGYFPSMPLLLRMRNSLRKLVLEIYEMKNICLLDCPCRLTASHQADNSTLDSLEEIEIRSFKGTDDHVEFLKLLLSKCSPTKLINVEINISYIYEPYLDLPAPIEEVVDKVRAICRPNLKVRVHITSNNGISEIVL; encoded by the exons ATGGAGGGGCGCGGGCTGGACCGCATCAGCGGCCTCCCGGACGACCTTCTGcaggagatcctcctccgcctccgctcgCTCCCCGCCGCCGCGCGCACCAGCCTCCTCTCCCGTCGCTGGCGCCGCGTCTGGACCGGTCTCCCCGAGCTCGTCCTTGCCGGTTTCCACGCTCCGAGCACCTTCTTGCGCGCCGTGAACGGCACCCTCGCCGCCTACTCTGCCCCGACCGTCTCCGCCCTCACCATCACCGTGCCCGAGGTCGAAGGTTTCCACGTCCCCTACTGCCCCACTGCCGCGTGGCTGCGCTTCGCCTCGCGTCGCGTCGCTGGCACGTTCTCTCTCACCCTCACCAATTTCCCCTCTCCCGTCACTATTAATGCGCTCAAGCTGCCCCCGTGCGGGAGAGCGACGAGCATCACGCTCTCCCTCGACTGGTTCACACTCAGACTCCGGCCGCTGGGTTCGTTCCCGGCGCTCACCGTCCTGACGATACAGTGGGCCGTAGTGGACGCCCAGGAGCTCGGAGAACTCATCTCCTCCATGTGCCCGCGCCTCACGGACCTTACCCTGCGCGTCCAACCCCTCACCGACCGAGCCGTCTCCGTCTGCTCCACCTCTCTTAAGCGTCTCAAGTTCCAGCTCAACGAGTCCGCCTGCCCGCTCGAGGTCGTAGCCCCTGTGCTCGAAGTGTTTGTTCTGGGTTGCCCCTTCATCGAAGCTCACATCTCGGCCCCGAAGCTCGCCGAGGCTAACGTCCCGGGCCTTAACCGGTGCCACTTCGCGGACGATGTGCCTCGCCGTCTCCGGCGGCTACAGACCACGCGATACTACGGAGATGGAACACCTCCCCTCAGTCCCCTCAAGATGCGGCGGTTCGATGCAGTCGACGAGCTGAGGCTGCGCGTCTGCATT GAAGTGGAAGGATACAGTAACTTCTTGGATGATCTGGACAAACTTCCAATGTGTGAAACCTTGTCGGCAAACGTAACAGGGCGTCACTATGGCTATTTTCCAAGCATGCCACTTCTCTTGAGGATGCGCAACAGTTTAAGGAAGCTTGTGTTGGAGATATATGAGATG AAAAATATATGCTTGTTGGATTGTCCGTGTCGTTTGACGGCGAGTCACCAGGCGGATAACAGTACCCTTGATTCACTTGAAGAGATAGAGATCCGTTCATTTAAGGGAACAGATGACCATGTGGAATTCCTAAAGCTGCTTCTGTCCAAATGCAGTCCAACAAAGCTGATAAATGTGGAAATTAATATATCTTACATCTATGAACCGTACCTTGATCTACCTGCTCCAATTGAGGAGGTGGTCGACAAGGTCCGCGCTATTTGTCGTCCAAATCTTAAAGTCAGAGTACATATCACTTCCAACAACGGGATTTCAGAAATAGTATTGTGA